The genomic segment CATTTTGTGTTTTGGATTTAATCAAAAGTAGGAAAAAAAATAAAAAGCACCAATTTATTAGTGTTCTTACGCCAATAATAGAAGGCTGTTTAGAATTGTAAGCAGTTGAATTGTAAAAAAATAAATATCCACACACAATAAAAATGTACTATTTTACGTTATAAAGTATTAAGTGTCATTATTTTGTATTTAAATCTACTTTGAGTTAATTAGTTTTGTTTTTTGTATTTGAAAAAGGCGTTCCACAAATGAGCTAGTAGAACGTCTTTTTATTATTTACTAATAGCTCAATTCTACAATTTCACGTAGTTTTTCTAAAGTAATATTTTGTCTTTCTCCTAAAGCTTTCCAGTCCCTTTCTTCAAATCTGTTGACAATAAAATCAGCAGTATTTTCAATATTGGAAGCGTTTTCAGAGATTTTAGTTTTCATACCCATTGTATGGTAAAATGCTACTGTTGCTTCAATGGCTTGACGTGCAATTTCTTCATCAGTTCCAGTCAATTGGAATACTCTTTTACCGTATTGCGTTAATTTTTCTTTTTTGGTTTCAAACAAAACACGGTAAAGATTAGGACCAATAATAGCTAATGTTCTAGCATGGTCAATATTGTACAACGCAGTTAATTCGTGTCCAATCATATGTGTTGCCCAATCTGAAGGAACTCCTTTTTGTATCAATCCATTTAATGCCATGGTACAACTCCACATAAAATTAGAAGCTAAGGCATAATCTGTTGGATTTTCAACCACATCAGGACCTATTTCAATTAATGTTTGTAAAATACTTTCGGCGATGCGGTCTTGTAGAAATCCTTTGTGAGGATAAGTTAAATACTGTTCCAAAACATGAACATATGCATCAATCACGCCATTTTGCAATTGTCTTTTTGGTAAAGAAGCAATTACAGTTGGATCACAAATAGAAAATTTTGGAAACATGGCTGAGCCTCCAAAGTCGCGTTTCTCTTGAGTCGCTTTTATGGAAACTACCGAACCTGAATTCATTTCACTTCCTGTAGCAGGTAAAGTCAGAACGGTTCCAAAAGGCACCACATCAGCACCTTCTTTGAAGATGATTCTTTTTTGAAGAATGTCTAATGGATTGCCTTCAAATTTGGCAGCAGCCGAGATGAATTTTACGCCATCAATTACACTTCCGCCCCCAACAGCTAGTATGAAATCTATTTTTTGTTCGCGAATGATTTCCACCGCTTTCATTAAGGTTTCGAAATACGGATTGGCTTCAATTCCACCAAATTCCACCACGTCAAACCCTTCTAATGCCGATTTTACTTGATCGTAAATTCCGTTTTTAAAAATACTTCCGCCGCCATAGGCTACTAAGATTTTTGATTTTTTAGGAATTAAAGTGCTTAATTTTTCTATTTCTCCTTTTCCAAAAACTAATTTGACAGGATTGTATAATTCAAAGTTTAACATAAGAGTAAGTTTTAATTAAAGATACACTATTGCATAGTTGTTTATGATGAACGACTGTTAATTGTAGTATTTTATTTTTTGTAAAAATTGTTGTGATCAATGTATTCCCAAACTTTTGGAGTGAGCAAAGGCAATACATTTTTTCCTTTTTTGATATTTTCTCTAATAGATGTAGAAGAGATTTCTACAACCGGAGCATCAATCAAATGGATTTTCGAATGGTTTTTAAATAACGTATTTTCAGCTGTAGCGTCTAATCTTGGATAGACATAGATTTCGTGATGCACCAAAATAGCTTCGTAATTTTTCCATTTATGAAACGACTTCAAATTGTCTTCGCCCATAATTAAGGAGAACGCATGCTCAGGATATTTTTCTTCTAAGTGAACTAAGGTATTCACCGTATAATTGGGTTGCGAAAGTTTGAATTCAATATCGGAAGGTTTGATTTTCGGAAAATCTTCCGTTGCCAAAAACACCATTTCTAATCGGTGATGATCAGCTAAAAGAGTACTTTTCTTTTTTAACGGATTGTGTGGAGTAACCACCATCCAAACTTGATCTAAATCGGCATGCTCCGCCATGTGATTGGCAATAATCAAATGCCCCACATGAATGGGATTAAACGTTCCGAAATAGAGACCTATTTTCATTTTTCAAAAACTAATTTTACAAATTATCACGAATCCAAAATAATTAAATCTCACAAAATTTCTACTAATTCGTGGCAATAAAATTTTTAACTAATTCATTCGCCTCCTCTAAAGCTACTTCTAAGTCGTAGTTTTTAATTACAACATCAAATTGAGGAGCAGTAGCCAATTCTACGTGAGCTTTTGCAATTCGCATATTGATTTTTTCATCACTTTCTGTAGATCGTTCTTTCAATCTGCGCTTGAGTTCGTCAACGCTTGGTGGTTTTACAAAAACAGCCAAAGTTTCTTTTGGAAATTTAGACTTAATACGCAATCCACCTGCAACATCAATATCAAAAATCACATTTTTTCCTTTGGCCCAAATGCGTTCTACTTCGCTTTTTAAAGTCCCGTAAAAATTATCGCGGTACACTTCTTCCCATTCGACAAAATCTTCATTTTTGATATGTTTTTTGAATTCGGGAATGGACATAAAATAATAGTCTTTTCCATTTACTTCTTCGCCACGGGCTTCGCGAGTAGCTGCCGAAATGG from the Flavobacterium ammonificans genome contains:
- a CDS encoding iron-containing alcohol dehydrogenase — encoded protein: MLNFELYNPVKLVFGKGEIEKLSTLIPKKSKILVAYGGGSIFKNGIYDQVKSALEGFDVVEFGGIEANPYFETLMKAVEIIREQKIDFILAVGGGSVIDGVKFISAAAKFEGNPLDILQKRIIFKEGADVVPFGTVLTLPATGSEMNSGSVVSIKATQEKRDFGGSAMFPKFSICDPTVIASLPKRQLQNGVIDAYVHVLEQYLTYPHKGFLQDRIAESILQTLIEIGPDVVENPTDYALASNFMWSCTMALNGLIQKGVPSDWATHMIGHELTALYNIDHARTLAIIGPNLYRVLFETKKEKLTQYGKRVFQLTGTDEEIARQAIEATVAFYHTMGMKTKISENASNIENTADFIVNRFEERDWKALGERQNITLEKLREIVELSY
- the nadD gene encoding nicotinate (nicotinamide) nucleotide adenylyltransferase translates to MKIGLYFGTFNPIHVGHLIIANHMAEHADLDQVWMVVTPHNPLKKKSTLLADHHRLEMVFLATEDFPKIKPSDIEFKLSQPNYTVNTLVHLEEKYPEHAFSLIMGEDNLKSFHKWKNYEAILVHHEIYVYPRLDATAENTLFKNHSKIHLIDAPVVEISSTSIRENIKKGKNVLPLLTPKVWEYIDHNNFYKK
- the gmk gene encoding guanylate kinase, with protein sequence MKGKLIVFSAPSGSGKTTIVRHLLKQDDLNLEFSISAATREARGEEVNGKDYYFMSIPEFKKHIKNEDFVEWEEVYRDNFYGTLKSEVERIWAKGKNVIFDIDVAGGLRIKSKFPKETLAVFVKPPSVDELKRRLKERSTESDEKINMRIAKAHVELATAPQFDVVIKNYDLEVALEEANELVKNFIATN